One Candidatus Omnitrophota bacterium DNA window includes the following coding sequences:
- the tal gene encoding transaldolase: MDKTRIVELYDAGQSAWLDQISRPLIEKGGLEEMIALGLKGITSNPTIFDKAISKGSDYDQKIKESAAQGLSTFEIYDNLTVKDIQEAADLLSVVYNESNRKDGYVSLEVNPQLAYNTEETIEEAKRLWTKVKRPNLMLKIPATEEGFRAIEEILAQGMNVNATLIFSLEQYKKTAASYMNGLKRFLEIGGQLKNLHSVASVFVSRIDSVIDRFLDEMIIDSSDQEKVNLELLKGKAAVSNSKLIYKEYLDIFSSNQFKSLKQRGANLQRVLWASTSTKSPAYSDIKYVTELIGKNTVNTLPEATFQAFLDHGVANISLDGDILGAKSIVDSLGSLGIDLNQVCQELLEKGVIAFQGSFDSLLQTIDIKEKELCRK; encoded by the coding sequence GTGGATAAGACAAGAATTGTTGAGTTGTATGATGCAGGCCAAAGTGCCTGGTTGGATCAGATCAGCCGTCCTTTAATTGAAAAGGGTGGGCTCGAGGAAATGATCGCCTTAGGATTAAAGGGAATTACTTCCAATCCTACAATATTTGATAAGGCTATTTCAAAAGGTTCTGATTATGATCAGAAAATTAAAGAATCGGCAGCACAAGGGTTATCTACATTTGAGATATATGATAATTTAACGGTAAAGGATATTCAGGAAGCCGCTGATCTTTTAAGCGTAGTCTACAATGAAAGTAACCGTAAGGATGGCTATGTTAGTCTAGAGGTTAATCCTCAGCTTGCTTATAACACAGAAGAGACTATTGAAGAAGCTAAACGGCTTTGGACTAAGGTTAAGCGGCCAAATTTAATGCTAAAGATTCCGGCGACTGAAGAAGGCTTTAGGGCAATTGAGGAGATATTGGCTCAAGGCATGAATGTTAACGCGACTCTAATTTTTTCTTTAGAGCAGTATAAGAAAACGGCTGCTTCTTATATGAATGGTTTAAAGCGATTCCTAGAGATCGGCGGTCAGTTAAAAAATCTACATTCGGTAGCCAGCGTTTTCGTAAGTAGGATTGATAGCGTAATTGACCGGTTTCTAGATGAGATGATAATTGATAGTTCCGATCAAGAAAAAGTTAATTTAGAATTATTAAAAGGGAAAGCCGCCGTTTCAAACTCAAAGTTAATTTATAAGGAATATTTAGATATTTTTTCATCCAATCAGTTTAAATCGTTAAAGCAAAGAGGGGCAAATTTACAAAGGGTTCTTTGGGCTTCAACCTCGACAAAAAGTCCAGCCTACAGCGACATCAAATATGTTACTGAATTGATTGGAAAAAATACGGTTAACACTTTGCCTGAGGCTACCTTTCAAGCCTTTCTTGACCACGGGGTAGCTAATATTTCTTTGGACGGTGATATCTTAGGAGCTAAGTCTATCGTTGACAGTCTTGGAAGTTTAGGTATTGATTTAAACCAGGTTTGCCAAGAGTTGTTGGAAAAAGGAGTTATTGCTTTTCAGGGTTCTTTTGATTCGTTGCTTCAAACAATAGACATTAAGGAAAAAGAGTTGTGTAGAAAATAA
- a CDS encoding permease, whose amino-acid sequence MAQDPICGMKVNEKKSLQIDHESETFFFCSQSCLEKFAQDNKIPQLKLKSCLTVAKNPFYKNKTFIVALAMAILSLASYFIPLLEPFRKTLFNYFKILWWAIALGLLVGGVIEHYIPRHYISLLLSRPRKRTIFYSVFLGFLMSVCSHGILAISIQLHKKGASNPAVVAFLLASPWANMVLTIMLIGLFGLKALFIIISAIIIAIITGFIFQFLENQGLIESNTNTVNVAEDFSVIKDLKLRIKRRKFSFAIFKSDLKGIYKGAISLSNMVLWWILIGTGLASLAGAYIPSSIFSNYMGPTVLGLLVTLAVATVIEVCSEGSAPLAFEIFKQTGALGNSFVFLMAGVVIDYTEIGLLWHNVGRRVAIWLPIVTVPQVIVLGFIANLIF is encoded by the coding sequence GTGGCTCAAGATCCTATTTGCGGAATGAAGGTTAACGAAAAAAAGAGCTTACAGATTGATCACGAGAGTGAGACTTTCTTTTTTTGTAGCCAGAGCTGTTTAGAAAAGTTCGCTCAAGACAATAAAATACCTCAATTAAAACTTAAGAGTTGCCTAACGGTAGCAAAAAACCCTTTTTATAAAAATAAAACATTCATTGTTGCCTTGGCCATGGCTATTTTGAGTTTAGCTTCCTATTTTATTCCTCTGCTTGAACCATTTAGAAAAACTTTATTTAATTATTTTAAAATCCTCTGGTGGGCCATAGCTTTAGGTCTTTTAGTTGGAGGAGTTATCGAGCACTATATACCTCGTCACTATATTTCATTGCTTCTTTCCCGTCCTAGAAAGCGAACAATTTTTTATTCGGTTTTTCTCGGTTTTTTAATGAGTGTTTGTTCGCACGGAATCCTTGCTATTTCAATCCAGTTACATAAAAAAGGAGCTTCAAACCCAGCGGTTGTAGCTTTTCTCTTGGCGAGTCCCTGGGCGAATATGGTTTTAACCATAATGTTAATAGGGCTTTTTGGTTTAAAAGCCCTATTTATAATTATTTCAGCGATTATCATTGCGATAATCACCGGATTTATTTTTCAATTTCTAGAAAATCAGGGGTTGATTGAGAGTAATACTAATACTGTAAATGTTGCAGAAGATTTTTCGGTAATTAAAGATTTAAAGCTGCGGATTAAGCGACGAAAATTTTCTTTTGCTATTTTCAAGTCGGATTTAAAAGGTATATACAAAGGAGCCATTTCTCTAAGCAATATGGTTCTTTGGTGGATTCTAATCGGTACTGGATTAGCTAGCTTAGCCGGAGCCTATATTCCTTCAAGTATTTTTAGTAACTATATGGGCCCAACGGTTTTGGGGCTTTTAGTCACTTTGGCTGTTGCCACCGTAATTGAGGTATGTTCTGAGGGGTCAGCTCCCTTAGCCTTTGAAATATTTAAACAAACCGGAGCTTTGGGAAACAGTTTTGTTTTTCTTATGGCCGGGGTAGTTATTGACTATACTGAGATTGGGCTTCTTTGGCATAACGTTGGTCGGAGAGTTGCTATTTGGCTTCCGATCGTAACTGTTCCCCAGGTAATTGTTTTAGGATTTATTGCTAATCTAATATTTTAA
- a CDS encoding ferritin family protein, which yields MKIEEKNDKLVITDFTEFEAYRIAEKIEKDGVDFYKRLAAKVVELQVKSTLELLVSEEVRHLRIFEYLLSEVRKNGEDISEDNDLLSSIDFGIFQGLKRQEELEKIITDTKKAIELAVVIESKTVAFYEFCKNSVSAEKVKKELDRIISEEKNHRGLLQDLLKSIR from the coding sequence ATGAAAATAGAAGAAAAAAATGATAAACTGGTAATTACCGATTTTACAGAATTTGAAGCTTATCGAATAGCTGAAAAAATTGAGAAAGATGGCGTGGATTTTTATAAAAGATTAGCTGCCAAAGTAGTTGAGCTGCAGGTTAAAAGTACCTTGGAGCTTTTAGTTTCTGAGGAAGTTCGACACTTGAGAATTTTTGAATATCTTCTAAGCGAAGTAAGAAAGAACGGCGAAGATATTTCCGAAGATAATGATTTATTAAGCAGTATTGATTTTGGAATTTTCCAGGGTCTTAAAAGACAAGAAGAACTAGAAAAGATTATTACTGATACCAAAAAAGCAATAGAGTTAGCTGTTGTCATTGAGAGTAAGACAGTTGCCTTCTATGAATTTTGCAAAAATTCAGTTTCTGCTGAGAAAGTTAAAAAAGAATTAGATAGAATTATCAGTGAAGAGAAAAATCATAGGGGCTTGCTTCAAGATTTATTAAAGTCTATTAGGTAG
- a CDS encoding 4Fe-4S binding protein, translating to MGKKVKLSQLIMVWFLPLIIVGGLFFPLLGYLVLLMMIFLLSLSYFKGRFWCSHLCPRGAFLDLALSRVSRKAQLPRIFASQKFRWGVFAIFMIFFASQLFVVERNVYSLGFVFVRMCLVTTLIAIFIGIPFQARTWCAVCPMGTLQTKIRLLNRRK from the coding sequence TTGGGAAAAAAAGTAAAACTTAGTCAGTTGATAATGGTTTGGTTTTTACCTTTAATCATCGTCGGTGGGTTATTTTTTCCTCTTTTAGGCTACTTGGTGTTATTGATGATGATTTTTCTTTTAAGTTTATCCTATTTTAAGGGGAGGTTTTGGTGCTCACATCTTTGCCCGCGGGGAGCATTTTTGGATTTGGCTTTAAGCAGAGTTAGTCGTAAAGCTCAGCTTCCAAGAATTTTTGCTAGCCAGAAGTTTCGTTGGGGGGTATTTGCGATCTTTATGATTTTTTTTGCTAGTCAACTTTTTGTGGTCGAGAGAAATGTTTATTCGCTAGGTTTTGTTTTTGTAAGAATGTGCCTAGTAACTACCTTGATTGCAATTTTCATCGGGATTCCTTTTCAGGCTCGCACTTGGTGTGCGGTTTGTCCGATGGGGACATTACAGACGAAAATTAGATTATTGAATAGGAGAAAATAA